Within Ptiloglossa arizonensis isolate GNS036 chromosome 8, iyPtiAriz1_principal, whole genome shotgun sequence, the genomic segment GTTACTCTGTTGGTAATCCGTTAATAAGAGTCGTATTCTTCGACAGTAATTACGATACTACGGCTCAATAATTTTTTATGCAACTCTCGACAATACACGGTGTATACTGTTAAATTGCGAAAAAACGACTGTGAACgtactcttcttttttcttatacATGAAATGATAAGAATCCAGTGATAAAGAGAATGGTTTTCATGTAATCTGTTGTATAcagtttttgaattttattttatttagaatttacGAGAGTATTTTCGCCTAAAGGATTTTACGTCAGTCGTTTCAGGGTAACTTCTCTTTGTTTGTATTATATGCGCATTAAAAAAGGGATACAAGAATTATAAATTGAATCAGTGTGAGCAAACAAAACGAATTATAATTTAAGTCAGATTTATCCGAAATTCGCAGACTGTCCTAATACGATTATGAAATGAATTTACGGTGGTGGAATTTGTACGACGTAGCAGCGGCAAATGAAAGTGAAACTGACTGGTTCAAGGTCGCGTGGCGTATTATCCGGATGTGTTCGGAAGATTGCCCATTACTTCAAAAAGTGCTTggttgaaattaagcaacgtgATTTTTTATCTTTGTAATTTAAGGGATCCCAAATTGAATGGTGTGCAGTGTAAATCGAACACGAAAGTCACTGATTCGTTGCCTGAGATGGGCGTTGAAGGACGACGATCGCCCTCCGCTTCGCCAGAACGTATACGAGTTCAAAGACAAAGTGATTAATAAAACATTAATAGAATTTGTTTCTATCCAACAATGGTCTTGGAAAATAAgttatttcatttaattgtttAGTAAAGTCAGTACCAGCGGTTGAGATTTATAGACCACCAGCAGCTAGGAGAGCCAAAAATGAACTTCAAATAAGTACGGACCAAGTTCAAATACAATCAATTACAGATTCATCTTCTACTACAAAGTAAGAAATTTATGCTATTTTCCGTTTAATTATTCTTgattattttaacaaatttgcaTATTTCTTGAAGGACTACCCGTCAGAAAAGGCCAGATCGTGCAGTTTATGTTCCAAGGCATCGTAGAAGTTTGGAAACTGAAGGAAGTCCTCAACCTGTGGAATCTACTCGTACAAGTCGTACAATTAAAGACAATTTGACTTCATCCTCAGTTTCTCATGGGCAGTCAAAGTCAAACTCAAAACTTAAAGAAGCAGACTGTGATGTTCAGATGAGTGCAGAATGTGTAAAAAAGAGATCGATTACATGCTCTGATAAATGTCAGAATAATTTAGAACATGAAATCAGTCAGCATCTTCAAACAAACTTGAAAGATACAGTTTCTTCAAGTTCTACGGACGTACCTGTTATGGAAACTTCTAATCAAGAAAAAGCTGAGCAGTTAGACAATGTAAACGAGGATGTGCCAAACGAACCTGATAGTTCTACTGCTCCtgatgtaaaatgtaaaagaacAAATGCATTTCAGTCACAGACTGTTAACGAGGAAGAAATGTCTACTAATTCTAGTGAAAATAAGAATAGTTTAGATTCAGTTGAAACTTATGTACATAGTGAAGTTAATGTTAATGAAGAAATAGAGAGGTCTGATAATTATAAGGATAATGTTGTTATCATTTCAACgtcaaataataacaaaaaaaatgagGGACTGTTAAATAAAGatgaaataacgaataaaaagaataccCAAATGATACATTGTAATATGGTATCCGacgttttaattatttcggATGTTGTACAGAAAGAACCACAATCTGTTAAGGAAATCACTCCTGTGCCTATATTACCGCCAGAGAAGAAAGTGAAAAAAGTTGTAAGGCAAAAAAGCAAACCAGCACCTCCACCTTCTCCAcccattaaaaaaataaatagggACGAATGTGACTGGGATAGTTTATTTGATGACAACGGTGATTGCTTAGATCCAACTCTTATAGAGGAGGCAAGTATTTATATATGTTTCTTtaatataaaaagtaaaaattgttttacaacAACTTCGTATTTAGTTATCTTCCGCGGTGGGTGATGTTGTAATAGAACAACCGAAAAGCGATTACAAATCGTACACCAAACACATCGAAGTATCCAGCGACGAATTTGCTCATGTTGTTGAAATATACAATTTCCCTTCAGAATTTAAGACCAGCGATTTAGCAGCTGCTTTCAGTTCTTTCAAGAATGGTGGTTTCGAATTAAAGTGGGTAGACGATACACATTGTCTCGGAGTTTTCAGTAGTCCTCTTGTTGGTAATTAGAAACACATTGCACTTATGATCATGCCGTATTTAACAAGTACTTACGTTCATTCATTCTCAGCTGCCGAGGTACTGGCATCGGATCATCCATTTGTAAAGACAAGGCCATTAAGCGAGGCTACAACCTTGAGTAAGACGAAAGCAAGAAGAAGCGCGGAATTTTTACAGCCTTATAGAAGTCGTCCAGAAACTTGCGCGGCATTAGCCAGACGATTGGTTACGGGTGCTTTGGGCGTAAAATTAGCCACTGCTAGACAAGAACGTGAACACGAAAAAAATATACTGCGCGAAGCTAAAGGTAAACaccatatgcatatatataaatatacaaaaagtGAATGACCTCTTCAGaatgtatacattttttttgtttttagaaaAACGTCGGTTAGCTAATAAACAACGAGAAGATGTGTGGGAAGGCATCATTCCTGAAAAGTAGCAGTATCTGTTAGTAATGGAATATCATTACATTGGAAATTACTTACACCATATGTAAGTGTTTCATGACATTTACATGCATTTGTGCCTTACTCATCTATTTTTCATCTTTGACAAACACACTTGTCGAACTGATTTGGCTATTGGTTTTGGGAACATGGGATGACTTTGCCAATAGATGAGTGTGGCATGACGGAAATACCGTAACGGATATATTTGCTTAGGACTGGTAAATGAGTTttcaatgtttgtttattttctaCGTATATGCATATCACAATTGTCCAGACCAGTTGAATGAACGTGCCTGTTGCATTACTTTCTAATGGAAGGGTATCAAGTATTTTAAATGATATTCTAGATAGGGCGATTTACAGCCCTAACATTAGAAAACTACAAACAGTAGTAAAAATGTTTTATGATACGGTTATTCTTACCTCGACAGTTGCCTctgttataaatttatatatatgacAACAAACAATGCTGTGTTGTGAAATGATAATACGAGACAATAAGTTAGAATCGTAGAAAATAATGATACTCTTTACATACAAGCACGCGTGCGTGCACATACATCGATTTACTACAGTGATATGTAATTAAAACGTGTCTTCACAGAGTTATGATTTCATGACGATGAAATTGTACTATAATATGATGTGGTATTTTATTATTGTCTGTGCAACATAAAATATTGTAGTTGTGAATTATGCcacttatacatatatatatgtacatacatatatatatacatatatatatatatatatatatatatatatatatatatatatatatatatatatatctgttaCATGAATGTTAAAATCTGACGCACAATCACGATATCTACACGTATTACAGACTTACTAAGAAAAAACTCAGAATTACagattgtatttttatatacaattgTTACCAACAGAGGAATAAAGATATGTATCGCCAAATCCTAGTCAATGTACGCAAGAATTATGTTAcctatattgtatgttatattGCTGAATTTTGTCATGAATTGACAAAAGGAtttaacaaaaagaaaagaataaaaaaatattttatgtacCATACCGTTTGCATATATTTTCATCCCACTTGGAACATTTTAATTCCAcaagattaaaattttacacTATCTGTAATTTCTGAAAAAGATGGCAGTATTGTGTACTTTTAATAAAAAGtacatgtataattaaaaaaattacttgATTCGTTAAACAGATGTGTCGTTCGACTGCCGACTTATACCAGTATGGTAAGAgtatatatttaatacaataattCGTTCAAATGCGATACAAATATGAGTAACTGTGATTACCACTTTCctcccttctttttctttttttgttgcaCTTTGCGTTGTTGTTGTCGTGGTCCTGAAGTTTCTACTGCCGGACTATGTCGTGGATTGGGAGAAGGTTTAGTATTCGTGGGCATTTTTGTGATATcactgtaataataataattattattaactttCCTTTTACGATTAAAAACTTTTATGCATAATTTTAATACGTACTAGAGATCACTAGCTCCCGCAGCAGCACCTTGAGTACCTTTCATTGCAGCATCTCGGTTTCTTCTATCACGTTTCTTCCTAAATCCACTACGTTCGTGTTTAGGTAGCCATCGTTCAGGATCAGGTAGAATATTTGGATCGCAATTCTTGGGCAATTTTCCTTTCCGTTTACGTTTCTTGCGTTTCTTTTGCGTTACATCAACACTAGGTTTGCTAAACACCAAAATGGAATATCAGTTATGCCAAGCTAATTTTAtgaacactttaaaaaaatatataaactacTTGTAGAGGTAAAAGGTATTTACCCGGGAGATGGTTCTATCTTTTTCTTAATCACTTTTGTACCGATAACCCAATTACTACTCTCTAAAGCGTCAACGTCAGTTGTTTCAGAAAGATCATGAAGGGGTGGTAAACGTTTTGATAGAAGTTGCGCCTTTTCTGGACAAAATTGTACATAGGCTACTACTAATTGTGCCAATGTTTTGGTATCCGAAGGTGAAGCatccaccatttcttgtaaAATGTCTGCTGCTACTTTAATTTCTCCTCCGCGGAGATAGAAATCGGCGGCCTGCCGCCACAATTCTCCCAAATTAGCAGTGGTTtcctaaaaataaatattaaatgaaacaaagaatagtacaatttaaaaatgaaaaagtagAAGAATAAACGtgtttactttatttttcttataataaTTGACAGCATTTTTAAGAGCAACCGACGCCTTTTCACGATTATTGTCAGCCATATGAAGAGTTACAAGCGCGCTGACCACACCAGGTAACGATCTATctctttcgttcaaattttcaagaatatcAATCGCCTCTTGTCGCTCATCCTGGCTTAATAGAAGTTGTACACAAACGAGTTTCATTGGTAGTTCTTTTTCTCCAACTGCATGTTGCGTTAACAATTTTGCAGCTTCCTTTGCTTTACCTTCTTTACCAAGTTGCATTGCTTTAATAAACATTGCATCTGCAGCTAACGCAGGATGATCCTTTGCAAGTTTATTGCAAAGTGACTGACATTGTTCCgcctgtaaatatacgaaacatGTAATACAAAAGCATATGCAAGTATTATTAATCAAATTTATACCTGATCAGTATACAAAGCCAATAAACACTGATTGTACGCAATGTTTCTCCTTTGCTTAGAAGTTAGTTTGTGTTCTAAACTATCGTGAGTAGcacttttcattctttttttactATCGAACACATTTTGATCCCTATTGAGGCACACAAGATTATTGCTTGCAACTGCTACTAAAGCTATGTCACCTGGTTTCGCTTTCAAGGCAGAAGTGTATAATGTTTGAGCTTCTTTTTCACGACCTTGAAGCTGAAGACAATATCCAAGCTGAACTCTAATAATTCCTAATTCATCTTCTATTTCTTCTTCGGCAACTCCATCTTCCTCCAAACCTTCCTTGCACATTTTTTCCGCTGTTTTAAGCTTTTTTTCTGCTTCTAATAAAACAGTTTTGTCTCCTTTGCTGCCTTGAGCAATTAAACGACAAGCTGCATTATATGTCAATTCGTAGGTATCTTCACGTAGCATAGGAACTTCTAAACTCTGTTAAAACAACACATGAAAGTCAAACACATTgaaacatttgaatatttttaattaattagaaaCTTACAGAATCCTCAATTGCTAAGTTCACAACCACTGCCGCAAGATTTGTTTCCCTTTCATCTTCATACTCGTCGTGGGAATTTTTTATAATGTCTCTATACACAGAGAAACAGTCTTCATACTTTTCAAGTCGATACAATATTTGTGCTTTGAGTTCCTTGAATTTCAATGAAggatttgaaacattttctacaaCCTTCAATGCTTCGGGCACTTGATTCAGTCGATATAAGCAATATGCTTTTTCAAAGTATAAGTTACTGCAAAAGCAaagaatttgtttatttataaagTCAGTActtcaaagaaaaaagaattgataGAGTATTAGCATATAATATGATATATAATGATCGTACGTTGCTAGTTTTGGGTTCTTATTAATGAACTGGAGTGCATCGTCGTACTTAGATAATTGTATGCAGCAAATAACTTTACAATGGAAAGCAGCTTCCTCATCATGAGAAATGCCTAAAActgaaatattttctactttgagtacaGATAGTTTTATAAAAGTAGGACACAGGTTATGTTGACAATATAATTCAgaagaattgtttcaattattagAATGGTAAAGACTCACTTCTATTTGCAGTTTTTAAAGCTCTttcgtattctccattttgcccTAATTTATTTAACTCTGCATAAAGGGCAGGAAGATTGCTTTCCTTTGTCGCCATATTGCTCACCTTGTAAGCATATCCAACGTGGAACCGATATGACTACCAAACACGATATTATATTAAACGATTTAAAATGAATTACCATCTACGAGTATCATTTACTATAAAtctgtataattttttataatcaaCCACTTTATCTGAGTAATAACAATTTcatataattttgaataatctACTACTTGTTTAGAGAActgttcgaaaataatttgaCTAACTTCACCAATTGTTACCATTTTAAATATTACTCTAAGTACTATAAAAATGTTCGTATACTTTATAATCTAAGAACAATAAAAGATATTAAATAAAGTTACAGAAAGACAAACTTTCAAAAATTGTCCAAGtcctatttattttcaaatcttATATTTTAAGGAACGAATGATTAAACAACACATAGAACTCTCCTATTTCTTTTTCTGATTCATAATTtaggatcgggttaaggaaATGGAAGCAAAGCAGAACAAGGAAAAGAGCTTCTCgtgttactcgaaatgaatttattgaattgCATAAGGGTTATGTAGGTACATTCTTCCTTTGACTTTCAAATGAGTTACATACATATTCGATGTTACATTATTCTACTCATTCATATATCTTACACTATTGTATGTACAAGAGTAGTCCATTAGCTCGATATTACCCACAAAGAACAATTCTTCGttacgagtaataccgattaacATGTCTCACCACGAGACATATACAATTACTAAACAGagaagatagaaggaatcaaagtttcttCGATCACGTTATTTAATTCTTGACCAGCAGCTCAACAGGAACAAAACGCATTAAGCAGAGCCAACGAGATGCTACGCACCGTCAAGATCCTGCGAGGAAAAGACGACACGGGTGGAAGGATTCATCAAACAGATAAAATTTGCCCGTGCCGCCTGTAGTGAACCACTTATCCTGCTGAAACTCGTCATAGCGGAAAAGATCACCGCAAATGTCGAACGATGCATTAGGTATCACAACATCGAAACCTACGATCAACTATACCAAACCCTAAAAACACAGGTATCTACGCTACAATTTCGGAGAAACGGTAACTCAATATAGCGTAAGATTTCGTCAGGTGCTTAGCGAACTGCTTTACTGCTTTGTCCAAGCAAAACATTCCTTTCAAATGAGTTACATACATATTCGATGTTACATTATTCTACTCATTCATATATCTTACACTATTGTATGTACAAGAGTAGTCCATTAGCTCGATATTACCCACAAAGAACAATTCGAACACATGCCACAATACACCGCATCGCTATcgcagaagaggaagaagaggcaATCCGCGCGTATACCGTGAATCTTCAGGAGAAGATCGGAATAATAGTCATGAACACGAAAACATTAACCAAAGTGCAATCCAAAGACACCGACACCGAACTTTGGACCCAGGAATTCTCGTAGCAACACCACCGCAAAACCCGCTATCGCCAATAGCCCACCTCAACTAACTACATCTATCCAACAAACAAACCTCGTTCCTGCTAAACGACTAGAAAGACTAGACCAATCACGTACACTCACCTGTGACTTCTGCAAGTGACCCGGACACGTAAGAAACAACTGTTTGCAATGTAAAAATGTTCAACAGCAACAGAACGGAAAAttattggaatacaacgacttgGACCGATGCAGCCCTTGAGAAGTCGAGGAATGGGGGAGGGAGTCGTTACCGATCTCGGTATTTTTCAATTGGTGTCTCGACGTGACCGTTACGGTTTAGTCAGTCGTTCATCGCCATGCCCTGCTGCATAACAATTAGAttctactatttaaatattaaccTGGAAACATCACACACGCTCTAAAACCGACGAAATTCGCATTAAAAGGAGAGACATGTACTGGCTTACATGCAGAAAATCTAAACTGAGTCTTGACAATAAACTTTTAATGTACAAATCAATCGTAAAGCCCATTTGGACATACAGTCCAACAGTTTTTTATTCcgagttaaaaaaatttttataatttctttatcGTATTAACAAAATTTGTACAGTCCTGACTTACTTGATTCGTcgaatttcttttgaaaaaagtttgaaaaatgaaacgtcTTTTTGTCCCGATCCAATTGACACCCTTCTCTTAATGATGCTAATGTATCAGCTATGCTATCAAATTAATGATCCATAGATTCAATTACCTTTTGTGTCGTGCTTATAGAATCTAATTTAAGACCTTGAATGTTTTGTTTTGCAAGAAACATTTCACTAAATTAGCCGCCTTCTCGCAATCGTTGGCACCGGCTGAAATAATAGTTTGCAGTGTTATTACATTTCTAGGATTTAGTTTGATCGGTTTGCTATCAGAGATGGAAATTTTGCTACATCTTACTCGTATCTTTGCACTTGTTAATAACATCTTCAATGTCATCGGAGGGGACATCCGCAGGAGCCTTTTCTCTTGCAACATCTACGTTAATTGAACCATCGTCTTCCATCTACGACAGAGATAGAAATTTAGTATATAGAATTCTCAATATTTCTTCAATCTATCTTCTGCCATATTTCTTATGCAACCGACATTAACTTCTAAACAATCAATTTCCACATTAACGTCGAATTAATTtcctataaaaatttatataaatacagatggcaataaatttttcaataacacGGTTCATCTTGTCCACactttaaatattcataatcgAATGATCCTAGAACGTACGATTCCTATCTTCTTCAGCACGCAAGCAGCGAAACATTCGAGTTTGTTATCATTCTCCAACACTGTCCCATTCAACGCTTTACCCAGTGTTTCTGGAAAATGCGCACTGATTTATTATCTGCTCCTAACTTCTGTCTACGTTGCTCCAAACTCACCAGCGTCAACTCCAATTTCGTTCATGCATTCATCTTTGATCTCGATCAGTTTGGCTTGCTGATCCGGTGTTATGGCCGCCTAAATCACACGAAGAATAATGACGCAGGttaatattatagaaaatatttgcaaacaatttttgcaaatcatCGAAATACTTAAAACGGTCCACCACCGTATATATTTCTAAAGATTACCTTTGAGAGGGTATCGTATTGAATctcataatttagaaaaaatattaaattcaatgTTACAATTTAGAAAAAGGAATGTGACGAAACGTAAAACTGCATATCGGTAATTCACATGCTTACTCACGTATCTttgaatttacatatttttttattccttaTTATGGGAGATAAACAagtaaatttatacaattataaagTTTCATTGCTGCAAATGAGTATCTCGATCTTCTGTATAAGTCAGCTATCATTTTTCTTCCTTTGAAATTTACATATACGTTGACAAACATTAACGTGTAATAAAAATCGTATAAGtcgttcaaattttcattaaactttGTTTGGACTGTccgatacaccctgtatattaattttttcgcaagtataatttcgaaaaatgtttaaaagccCTGAAACCATTAATATCAATCAGATCTTTAAACAAAGTAATTGTCTCGCTAACAATAAACTATTCGATTTAATTAATTCCCCAGGACGATTGACTTTTTcctaaaaaataaattctataAAGGTTTTGAATTTTCTTCGGAGTCGTTCAAGTTACTTTAACGAGTATGTTATGTACTCttcattattaaaattaacaaatttcgtATCCCACCCGGATCGTGAAATAAcacatattttaatatttctcagCCAATGTTTACTTATTTTAACGagtaaaatgatattttttaattttatttacaattttcaaaagaacACTATGCATTTAAGGATCGACGAAAATAAATTGATTGAATTCTGTTATTACCAATGCGCTACCGATGAAGAGGACGATGAAGATGGCGACGGTGTTCATGGTTGCTCGTCTGGAAGCTATGTACGGTGAGAAGAAAAGTCAGGATTGAATGCACACCGGGCTGTGAACGCTCGCTCGTCTACTACGAGTTTTTATAGGTTGAAGTGCAATTGCAATTCACGTTATCTCGACACGTGTTCTTCGACTTCTCCTTCCGATGGTCCTATCCTAATAACCGATGGCCGGAGGCAGGAGGACTCGTCAACCTCGTTAAATTTCCCatatctatgttcgtttctcgagaacatAGTAACATAGTAATCAGGGGCAATGGCGGTGCTGGTACAATTGGAGGTTGAGTTATTATTACTCGCGCGGCCAAATTAATGCAACTGAACAAGAAAAATCGCATTTCTGTGACTCAATAATTTAACAGTTTGAATTCttcgttcatttattttttaaatatttcacatttttcCGCATAACTTTGATTAAAAATCCTACGAAATTAGGGATCTGGTTAATCTTGGacagtaattttaattaaatataaattcgaaTATCGGATAATAAAACACTTCAGGATAATCAAAATGGAGGAAATTTCGTAGAAATCAGTGTTAgcacatttctttttttatgaaaatatagagAAAGTATTTCTACATTAGTGGTCCACCATCAGCCTAAATTGAAAGAACCACTTCTTTTACTGAGAATACATCTATTTCCGTAATTTAtctgtaatataaataaaatttttacataAGCATAATTATGTAATAAAAACTTGTATATGAATTAGTAATATTTACTTAATCTAATTAATTTGTTTACAAATAGGAACAATTCATTAGATATTTTTATCAAaagtatttttacataaaaggtatttttattaaaaatatctaattaatgcaATTGGaagaatatatgtataattttatttaaaataaatatttaagttatcaattagacatttttttattaaGTAAAACGGTGATAGTGTAATTTGGCTAGATCTGTAGATGACTTGTAATTACCTGTGCATGTTGTTTAGTAATTTTATAAGGAGGAAATCGAAAACTTGACATTGAAATGATCGATGGAgctatgtatgtacatacgtgTGTAATGGATGCCAGTCCCTTATCCTGTTTAAGTCATCGTATAAGCGACATCTCTATTGCGATTTTTAGAGCGACTCGTTAATAACAGCGTCGTCATTCactttattgtttcgagtaatagagtaAAGTTTACGAAGCACGACGAGTAATTATTCGCAATCGTAAAGGAATAATTACGAGATTGCTGTACGAGGTACGAGTGCTATACTTCGTACGGGGATCGAAGGACACTGTGGATAGAAAACGAAGCGCTTGAGGCGACAGAACAGAAGAGGAATGATCGATCAATGGAACTTGATCAGTTCAGGTTTGTAACTTAGTGGAGAATGTTtatgaaaatgtattttaatatgataacaatattattatcGAATTTAAGTTCTaaagggaagaaggagaagtaataaaaaaattaatgtataaaattaaaagtacACCAATATTAATCAAGAAATGAggagaatttatttttgtttaagtGTAGTCAAATTACGGTAGATACAAATATGGAACTTTTACTTTATGTCCAATTGCGACCCTGTGGAGCAACGATGGAAGAGAATTGGTCAGCCAATAGGACGCAACCAGTCCAGCTTTGCAACTTGGTGAAGTAGACTCGATagaatttgttttttaaatttaccacctgaatattatttagaaaacgaaaagaattgaattttcatCCGGGTATTCAAATTATGGTAGACACCATTTTAGAATTCTACCCCATtttgagaaattaaatttgtaactttttaatgagagtaataaaatttttaatgcaattttccaactatttttatttaaactggTCTCCAGAATCACAAAATTGGAAAACTGTAGATAATTTGAGAAAAATCAATCGATTCATATTAGCAATATTCCTATACGAGATTTAAACTTTATACAGGCTTAGATAGTTCCACACAGTATTTAATTTGCAGTCTAGTAGAATTTTCTATAACGTTAAATATGGATAATTCGTTCATTGACAAAAATACAATTGTAATATAAATCATACTTTCGTTTGTCACATAAAAAATTGCACTAAgagtttaatttataattaagaataaattttatttatttataaaaattataaaattcaaagTTTCTACAATACAATAATGCTCTTCACTCCGATatcaattaaattattcaaattgtaagaattaatgGAAAAgttggtaattatttaaaaaagagagggtctcaccgatttcgatgatttttgaatatgttgttgaaatcaacattttgaataattttttcctatacatataacCGCCACTCGGTCtcaattttcaagatttttgCAAAAACTATTGTTACTCCTACAATGAATATTACTTATAGCTACGTGTCTGTGGCAACGTGTGTGTAAGTGTTGAGTTGCCGATTGTTTAtgatttctataaatattttatctaaTAACTATTTACCTAATAACTAGACCGAGTAGCCGGTCAAGAACTTACTCTAAACCATACTTAAATCTAACTATTCTACCCAGTAACTAATTTAATGGATTAAATTCTAGTTAGGTTCTTTTTTTCGGCCACACATTCATATTCCGTTTCGATTTTGATTTAGCTTGACACATACATTATTCGTCTATGATCGCCATGCCGTTATTTATAGTAATAAGAGATAAGGGGTGATCGTTGGTTGACGCATACAGAGTCACAGTCGCGTATTATCTGCCAACGAGAAGAAAGTATAATGTGTTTACATTCTTGCTTAGGGTCGGCGACGAAGATCAACAGCGTCCATAGCGAAACCGAATGAGAAACAATACCGcgtcattggcgtagccttctaatcaaatgttagctattaaggaAGAAAATGATTTCGTTTCTGTTTAAATACTGTtgctaattaattaattaatagaatttaatatgcgtaataatcattaatattttgaaaattatttacaccgaaaataactaatttgtatttattaaaaataatataaatccgcttatacaagtttctatctagataaattccatataattacaatttgcaCAAAAAAAGCAAatcgtattaaaattaaaacaaacgtAACCTTAACATTTTCTTACATTAGAAAGCATAAAACTTAAACcggttttaattttagtataat encodes:
- the LOC143150745 gene encoding uncharacterized protein LOC143150745 isoform X1, producing MSLQDSLFSEEVEHDVTLFSRNKERKRVLVFPPVNNYRRYIIHQLVQDRFDDLHTFSIGQASARRTVVCYKSDVIRDPKLNGVQCKSNTKVTDSLPEMGVEGRRSPSASPERIRVQRQIKSVPAVEIYRPPAARRAKNELQISTDQVQIQSITDSSSTTKTTRQKRPDRAVYVPRHRRSLETEGSPQPVESTRTSRTIKDNLTSSSVSHGQSKSNSKLKEADCDVQMSAECVKKRSITCSDKCQNNLEHEISQHLQTNLKDTVSSSSTDVPVMETSNQEKAEQLDNVNEDVPNEPDSSTAPDVKCKRTNAFQSQTVNEEEMSTNSSENKNSLDSVETYVHSEVNVNEEIERSDNYKDNVVIISTSNNNKKNEGLLNKDEITNKKNTQMIHCNMVSDVLIISDVVQKEPQSVKEITPVPILPPEKKVKKVVRQKSKPAPPPSPPIKKINRDECDWDSLFDDNGDCLDPTLIEELSSAVGDVVIEQPKSDYKSYTKHIEVSSDEFAHVVEIYNFPSEFKTSDLAAAFSSFKNGGFELKWVDDTHCLGVFSSPLVAAEVLASDHPFVKTRPLSEATTLSKTKARRSAEFLQPYRSRPETCAALARRLVTGALGVKLATARQEREHEKNILREAKEKRRLANKQREDVWEGIIPEK
- the LOC143150745 gene encoding uncharacterized protein LOC143150745 isoform X3, with amino-acid sequence MSLQDSLFSEEVEHDVTLFSRNKERKRDPKLNGVQCKSNTKVTDSLPEMGVEGRRSPSASPERIRVQRQIKSVPAVEIYRPPAARRAKNELQISTDQVQIQSITDSSSTTKTTRQKRPDRAVYVPRHRRSLETEGSPQPVESTRTSRTIKDNLTSSSVSHGQSKSNSKLKEADCDVQMSAECVKKRSITCSDKCQNNLEHEISQHLQTNLKDTVSSSSTDVPVMETSNQEKAEQLDNVNEDVPNEPDSSTAPDVKCKRTNAFQSQTVNEEEMSTNSSENKNSLDSVETYVHSEVNVNEEIERSDNYKDNVVIISTSNNNKKNEGLLNKDEITNKKNTQMIHCNMVSDVLIISDVVQKEPQSVKEITPVPILPPEKKVKKVVRQKSKPAPPPSPPIKKINRDECDWDSLFDDNGDCLDPTLIEELSSAVGDVVIEQPKSDYKSYTKHIEVSSDEFAHVVEIYNFPSEFKTSDLAAAFSSFKNGGFELKWVDDTHCLGVFSSPLVAAEVLASDHPFVKTRPLSEATTLSKTKARRSAEFLQPYRSRPETCAALARRLVTGALGVKLATARQEREHEKNILREAKEKRRLANKQREDVWEGIIPEK
- the LOC143150745 gene encoding uncharacterized protein LOC143150745 isoform X2 encodes the protein MVILLAALSRFLFFFPWLSSGVLVFPPVNNYRRYIIHQLVQDRFDDLHTFSIGQASARRTVVCYKSDVIRDPKLNGVQCKSNTKVTDSLPEMGVEGRRSPSASPERIRVQRQIKSVPAVEIYRPPAARRAKNELQISTDQVQIQSITDSSSTTKTTRQKRPDRAVYVPRHRRSLETEGSPQPVESTRTSRTIKDNLTSSSVSHGQSKSNSKLKEADCDVQMSAECVKKRSITCSDKCQNNLEHEISQHLQTNLKDTVSSSSTDVPVMETSNQEKAEQLDNVNEDVPNEPDSSTAPDVKCKRTNAFQSQTVNEEEMSTNSSENKNSLDSVETYVHSEVNVNEEIERSDNYKDNVVIISTSNNNKKNEGLLNKDEITNKKNTQMIHCNMVSDVLIISDVVQKEPQSVKEITPVPILPPEKKVKKVVRQKSKPAPPPSPPIKKINRDECDWDSLFDDNGDCLDPTLIEELSSAVGDVVIEQPKSDYKSYTKHIEVSSDEFAHVVEIYNFPSEFKTSDLAAAFSSFKNGGFELKWVDDTHCLGVFSSPLVAAEVLASDHPFVKTRPLSEATTLSKTKARRSAEFLQPYRSRPETCAALARRLVTGALGVKLATARQEREHEKNILREAKEKRRLANKQREDVWEGIIPEK